One stretch of Tepidibacter hydrothermalis DNA includes these proteins:
- a CDS encoding phage scaffolding protein produces the protein MKRKFLEDLGLEKEVIDKILDENSADIGKAKGEVDSITSERDKLKTDIADRDKQLEDLKKVDVDALQAEIEKLQADNKAKDDAHAAEIKQLKIDAAVSTALTTAKARNEKAVKALLELDPEKIELLDDGTIKGLDDQIKKLTESDDTKFLFDTSTKKTQIKGAKPGETGKEDPDTKVDVSKMTYEELAAYMEANPDAEI, from the coding sequence ATGAAAAGAAAATTTTTAGAAGATTTAGGACTTGAAAAAGAAGTCATTGACAAGATACTTGATGAAAACAGTGCAGATATTGGAAAAGCAAAAGGTGAAGTTGATTCTATTACATCAGAACGTGACAAGTTAAAGACTGACATTGCTGATCGTGATAAACAGTTGGAAGATTTGAAAAAAGTTGATGTTGATGCTTTACAGGCTGAAATTGAAAAACTTCAAGCTGATAATAAAGCAAAAGATGATGCACATGCTGCTGAAATTAAGCAGTTAAAAATTGATGCTGCTGTTTCTACTGCACTTACTACTGCAAAAGCAAGAAATGAAAAAGCTGTCAAAGCACTTCTTGAACTTGATCCTGAAAAGATTGAACTTCTTGATGATGGCACTATTAAAGGATTGGATGACCAAATCAAGAAACTGACAGAATCGGATGACACAAAATTCTTGTTTGATACTTCAACCAAGAAAACACAAATCAAGGGTGCAAAACCAGGTGAAACAGGCAAGGAAGACCCTGACACAAAAGTTGATGTCAGCAAAATGACTTATGAAGAACTTGCTGCTTACATGGAAGCAAACCCTGATGCAGAAATTTAA
- a CDS encoding minor capsid protein, translating to MKELAEFKWDVKEYIKYGELNEINQLWMKQLENASARYHISRLESLKLQLQQSIEVLFGNQLDQFDVMMKNIYSEGYYHTIYEVQKGFNIGWNIASIDQDKLKRIISKPWAADGQNFSSRLWNNKSKLINQIHTELTQMTILGKAPDQAIKNIATKMNTSKSNSGRLVMTESAYFSSVSQKDAFNELNVERFEIVATLDSRTSEICQSLDGHVFEMNTFEAGVTAPPFHPWCRTTTVPYFDDEFNLGERAARDDETGKTYYVPSNIKYPDWKSKFVDGI from the coding sequence ATGAAAGAACTTGCTGAATTCAAGTGGGATGTTAAAGAGTACATCAAATATGGTGAACTTAATGAAATCAATCAACTTTGGATGAAACAACTTGAAAATGCATCTGCAAGGTATCATATATCAAGGCTTGAATCTTTGAAATTACAACTTCAACAATCTATTGAAGTATTATTTGGAAATCAACTTGATCAGTTTGATGTAATGATGAAAAACATTTATTCAGAAGGATATTACCATACAATATATGAAGTTCAAAAGGGATTCAACATTGGATGGAATATTGCTTCTATTGATCAAGACAAATTGAAAAGAATAATTTCAAAACCTTGGGCAGCAGATGGACAGAATTTCAGTTCAAGGTTATGGAACAATAAATCTAAACTGATTAATCAGATTCACACTGAATTAACTCAAATGACAATCTTGGGAAAAGCACCTGACCAAGCAATCAAGAATATTGCTACAAAGATGAATACATCCAAATCAAATTCAGGAAGATTGGTCATGACTGAATCAGCTTATTTTTCTTCTGTTTCTCAAAAGGATGCATTTAATGAACTTAATGTTGAACGGTTTGAAATCGTGGCAACCTTGGACAGTAGAACATCAGAAATCTGTCAAAGTTTAGATGGTCATGTATTTGAAATGAATACATTTGAAGCAGGTGTCACTGCCCCACCCTTTCATCCTTGGTGCAGAACAACAACTGTTCCATACTTTGATGATGAATTCAATTTGGGTGAACGGGCTGCAAGGGATGATGAAACAGGAAAAACATATTATGTTCCATCAAATATAAAATATCCTGATTGGAAATCAAAATTTGTTGATGGTATTTAA